Proteins encoded in a region of the Quercus lobata isolate SW786 chromosome 8, ValleyOak3.0 Primary Assembly, whole genome shotgun sequence genome:
- the LOC115956104 gene encoding F-box protein At3g07870 isoform X2, producing the protein MVIMESDFETQGNKTKRIKAEEESTNRMETLPRDIILNILSGLPISSLVQFRNCKELPKSMHNLNQEAVYGFGFHPTTKEYKVVKIVYIKNSNKGSAVQVFTLGSSAWRSLEKVHHHLVNWPSQQVCVDGRLHWVTWPGRYTRIRSIISFDLADEEFREVPSPDGNGLSRCNYHLVVLGGCLSAAVYCHYGKLDIWVMEKYGVKESWIKKFNLGNYVPKGFQREMEISYKISRFASKGRFVRVVGLTKDGEFLLEYRSRALVSYDPKSTKAKGLVFPGMPKWYRTIVHVGSLNWIDAFTHG; encoded by the exons ATGGTCATCATGGAGTCAGATTTTGAGACACAAGGTAACAAAACAAAGAGGATCAAGGCAGAAGAAGAATCAACAAACAGAATGGAAACTCTGCCTCGGGATATCATCCTCAACATTCTTTCAGGGCTTCCCATATCATCTTTGGTGCAATTCAG GAATTGCAAAGAGCTGCCTAAGTCCATGCATAATTTGAACCAAGAGGCGGTATATGGATTTGGGTTTCATCCCACAACTAAGGAATACAAAGTGGTTAAGATAGTGTATATTAAGAATTCAAATAAAGGTTCAGCGGTCCAGGTATTCACTCTGGGAAGCTCAGCCTGGAGAAGTCTGGAAAAGGTACATCACCATCTTGTTAATTGGCCATCACAACAAGTGTGTGTTGATGGAAGACTTCATTGGGTGACTTGGCCAGGAAGATACACTAGAATACGCAGTATCATCTCATTCGACTTAGCAGACGAGGAATTCCGAGAGGTTCCAAGTCCTGATGGCAATGGTTTAAGCAGGTGTAATTATCACTTGGTGGTTCTAGGGGGTTGTCTATCTGCTGCAGTTTATTGCCATTATGGGAAATTGGACATATGGGTAATGGAAAAGTATGGTGTGAAGGAATCTTGGATCAAGAAATTCAACTTGGGAAACTATGTGCCTAAGGGATTCCAAAGGGAAATGGAAATCTCCTACAAGATTTCAAGGTTTGCTTCAAAAGGAAGATTTGTTCGAGTTGTCGGCCTTACCAAGGATGGGGAGTTCTTGCTGGAGTACAGAAGCAGGGCTCTTGTTTCCTATGATCCAAAAAGTACAAAAGCTAAAGGCCTTGTTTTTCCAGGAATGCCAAAGTGGTATCGAACAATTGTTCATGTGGGTAGCCTCAACTGGATTGATGCCTTCACTCATGGGTGA
- the LOC115956104 gene encoding F-box protein At3g07870 isoform X1 translates to MVIMESDFETQGNKTKRIKAEEESTNRMETLPRDIILNILSGLPISSLVQFRCVCRSWRLLGQDPDLVNMHSSRMAESNPTCLIFHCDYPIKNQLYFVEFPSSNEKVKKFQVPFCSAMPEFDVVGTCDGLLCLSDSLFNDALYIYNPFTRNCKELPKSMHNLNQEAVYGFGFHPTTKEYKVVKIVYIKNSNKGSAVQVFTLGSSAWRSLEKVHHHLVNWPSQQVCVDGRLHWVTWPGRYTRIRSIISFDLADEEFREVPSPDGNGLSRCNYHLVVLGGCLSAAVYCHYGKLDIWVMEKYGVKESWIKKFNLGNYVPKGFQREMEISYKISRFASKGRFVRVVGLTKDGEFLLEYRSRALVSYDPKSTKAKGLVFPGMPKWYRTIVHVGSLNWIDAFTHG, encoded by the coding sequence ATGGTCATCATGGAGTCAGATTTTGAGACACAAGGTAACAAAACAAAGAGGATCAAGGCAGAAGAAGAATCAACAAACAGAATGGAAACTCTGCCTCGGGATATCATCCTCAACATTCTTTCAGGGCTTCCCATATCATCTTTGGTGCAATTCAGGTGTGTATGCCGATCTTGGCGCTTGTTAGGACAAGATCCTGATCTAGTCAATATGCATAGCTCACGCATGGCTGAGAGCAACCCAACATGTCTCATCTTTCACTGTGATTATCCTATCAAAAACCAGCTTTACTTTGTAGAGTTCCCTTCTTCCAATGAAAAGGTGAAAAAATTTCAAGTCCCTTTTTGTTCTGCAATGCCTGAATTTGATGTGGTAGGCACATGTGATGGTTTACTATGCTTATCTGATTCATTATTTAATGATGCACTATACATATATAACCCTTTCACCAGGAATTGCAAAGAGCTGCCTAAGTCCATGCATAATTTGAACCAAGAGGCGGTATATGGATTTGGGTTTCATCCCACAACTAAGGAATACAAAGTGGTTAAGATAGTGTATATTAAGAATTCAAATAAAGGTTCAGCGGTCCAGGTATTCACTCTGGGAAGCTCAGCCTGGAGAAGTCTGGAAAAGGTACATCACCATCTTGTTAATTGGCCATCACAACAAGTGTGTGTTGATGGAAGACTTCATTGGGTGACTTGGCCAGGAAGATACACTAGAATACGCAGTATCATCTCATTCGACTTAGCAGACGAGGAATTCCGAGAGGTTCCAAGTCCTGATGGCAATGGTTTAAGCAGGTGTAATTATCACTTGGTGGTTCTAGGGGGTTGTCTATCTGCTGCAGTTTATTGCCATTATGGGAAATTGGACATATGGGTAATGGAAAAGTATGGTGTGAAGGAATCTTGGATCAAGAAATTCAACTTGGGAAACTATGTGCCTAAGGGATTCCAAAGGGAAATGGAAATCTCCTACAAGATTTCAAGGTTTGCTTCAAAAGGAAGATTTGTTCGAGTTGTCGGCCTTACCAAGGATGGGGAGTTCTTGCTGGAGTACAGAAGCAGGGCTCTTGTTTCCTATGATCCAAAAAGTACAAAAGCTAAAGGCCTTGTTTTTCCAGGAATGCCAAAGTGGTATCGAACAATTGTTCATGTGGGTAGCCTCAACTGGATTGATGCCTTCACTCATGGGTGA
- the LOC115956104 gene encoding F-box protein At3g07870 isoform X3 — translation MKRNCKELPKSMHNLNQEAVYGFGFHPTTKEYKVVKIVYIKNSNKGSAVQVFTLGSSAWRSLEKVHHHLVNWPSQQVCVDGRLHWVTWPGRYTRIRSIISFDLADEEFREVPSPDGNGLSRCNYHLVVLGGCLSAAVYCHYGKLDIWVMEKYGVKESWIKKFNLGNYVPKGFQREMEISYKISRFASKGRFVRVVGLTKDGEFLLEYRSRALVSYDPKSTKAKGLVFPGMPKWYRTIVHVGSLNWIDAFTHG, via the exons ATGAAAAG GAATTGCAAAGAGCTGCCTAAGTCCATGCATAATTTGAACCAAGAGGCGGTATATGGATTTGGGTTTCATCCCACAACTAAGGAATACAAAGTGGTTAAGATAGTGTATATTAAGAATTCAAATAAAGGTTCAGCGGTCCAGGTATTCACTCTGGGAAGCTCAGCCTGGAGAAGTCTGGAAAAGGTACATCACCATCTTGTTAATTGGCCATCACAACAAGTGTGTGTTGATGGAAGACTTCATTGGGTGACTTGGCCAGGAAGATACACTAGAATACGCAGTATCATCTCATTCGACTTAGCAGACGAGGAATTCCGAGAGGTTCCAAGTCCTGATGGCAATGGTTTAAGCAGGTGTAATTATCACTTGGTGGTTCTAGGGGGTTGTCTATCTGCTGCAGTTTATTGCCATTATGGGAAATTGGACATATGGGTAATGGAAAAGTATGGTGTGAAGGAATCTTGGATCAAGAAATTCAACTTGGGAAACTATGTGCCTAAGGGATTCCAAAGGGAAATGGAAATCTCCTACAAGATTTCAAGGTTTGCTTCAAAAGGAAGATTTGTTCGAGTTGTCGGCCTTACCAAGGATGGGGAGTTCTTGCTGGAGTACAGAAGCAGGGCTCTTGTTTCCTATGATCCAAAAAGTACAAAAGCTAAAGGCCTTGTTTTTCCAGGAATGCCAAAGTGGTATCGAACAATTGTTCATGTGGGTAGCCTCAACTGGATTGATGCCTTCACTCATGGGTGA